A window from Vigna angularis cultivar LongXiaoDou No.4 chromosome 7, ASM1680809v1, whole genome shotgun sequence encodes these proteins:
- the LOC108337586 gene encoding pentatricopeptide repeat-containing protein At1g14470 — MSPLSKKSITGKVANLHQLRQLHAQLVLHSQHHRNHWVALLLTECTRLLAPSNYTWHIFHVATYPNEHVFTCMLRYYSQISATAQVTSFFKHMRYYDIKPDASFYMVLIKSAGKSSALLHAHLLKLGHSRDHHVRNAIMVTYAKYGHIEVARKLFDEMLDRTVADWNVIISGYWKCGNGDEASRLFRTIGQSERNVITWTAMVTGHAKMGNLKVARRYFDKMPERSVVSWNAMLSGYAQSGAAQETVRLFNVMLSSGIEPDETTWVIVLSSCASLGDPCLAESIVKKLGKMKFRSNYFVKTALLDMHAKCGNLEVAQKIFDQLGLCKNSVTWNVMIGAYARVGNLSMARGLFNKMPERNTVSWNSMIAGYAQNGESLKAIELFKEMISSKDSKPDEVTMVIVFSACGHLGRLGLGNWAVSILNENHIKLSISGYNSLISMYLRCGDLEDARIIFQKMENRDLVSYNTLISGLAAHGHGTESIKLMSKMKEDGIEPDRITYIGVLTACSHAGLLDEGWEVFESIRVPDVDHYACMIDMLGRVGKLEEAMKLIQTMPMQPHAGIYGSLLNATRIHKQVELGELAADKLFEVEPHNSGNYVLLSNIYALAGRWKDVDKVRDKMRKQGVKKTTAWSWVEHS; from the coding sequence ATGTCACCTCTGAGCAAAAAAAGCATTACAGGCAAAGTAGCAAATCTTCATCAACTTAGACAGCTCCATGCACAACTCGTCCTCCACTCCCAGCACCACCGCAACCACTGGGTGGCGCTTCTCCTTACCGAATGCACGCGCCTCCTTGCACCCTCAAACTACACTTGGCACATTTTTCATGTAGCAACATATCCCAATGAACATGTCTTCACCTGCATGCTCAGATATTACTCCCAAATCTCTGCTACCGCACAAGTTACTTCTTTCTTTAAACATATGCGATACTACGACATCAAGCCTGATGCATCGTTTTATATGGTTTTGATAAAATCTGCAGGAAAGTCCAGCGCGCTACTTCACGCTCATTTACTGAAACTAGGACACAGTCGCGATCATCATGTCCGAAATGCAATTATGGTTACCTATGCTAAATATGGACATATTGAGGTTGCCAGGAAACTGTTCGATGAAATGCTCGATAGAACTGTTGCAGATTGGAACGTCATAATCTCTGGATACTGGAAGTGCGGgaatggagatgaagccagTAGACTTTTTCGTACGATAGGCCAGTCAGAAAGGAATGTTATTACTTGGACCGCCATGGTTACTGGACATGCAAAGATGGGGAATTTAAAGGTTGCAAGGAGATATTTTGATAAGATGCCAGAAAGAAGTGTGGTATCATGGAATGCAATGCTATCAGGATATGCTCAGAGTGGAGCAGCACAAGAAACTGTAAGATTGTTCAATGTGATGCTTAGCTCTGGTATTGAACCAGATGAAACAACTTGGGTAATTGTTCTGTCGTCTTGCGCATCACTTGGTGATCCTTGCCTAGCTGAGTCAATTGTCAAAAAGTTAGGCAAAATGAAGTTTCGCTCAAATTATTTTGTCAAGACAGCTCTTCTTGATATGCATGCAAAGTGCGGTAACCTTGAGGTAGCTCAGAAGATTTTTGACCAATTGGGTCTTTGTAAGAATTCTGTCACGTGGAATGTCATGATTGGTGCTTATGCAAGAGTAGGTAATTTATCTATGGCAAGAGGCCTTTTTAATAAGATGCCAGAAAGGAATACTGTCTCTTGGAATTCGATGATTGCTGGTTATGCTCAAAATGGGGAGTCACTAAAGGCAATCGAGCTGTTCAAGGAAATGATATCGAGTAAAGATTCAAAACCAGATGAGGTGACTATGGTGATTGTTTTTTCTGCCTGTGGACACCTTGGAAGACTGGGCTTAGGCAATTGGGCTGTCAGTATCCTCAATGAAAACCATATCAAGCTTAGTATCTCTGGATACAATTCTTTGATTTCCATGTACTTAAGATGCGGAGATCTGGAGGATGCCagaataatatttcaaaaaatggAAAACAGAGATTTAGTTTCCTATAACACCTTGATTTCCGGGCTAGCAGCCCATGGGCATGGAACGGAAAGTATCAAGCTAATGtcaaaaatgaaagaagatgGTATTGAACCAGACCGCATAACATATATTGGGGTATTGACTGCGTGCAGTCATGCAGGATTATTGGATGAGGGTTGGGAAGTTTTTGAATCAATCAGAGTTCCTGATGTAGACCACTATGCATGTATGATTGATATGCTAGGTCGAGTAGGTAAATTAGAAGAGGCTATGAAGTTGATTCAAACAATGCCAATGCAGCCCCATGCTGGCATTTATGGTTCTCTTTTAAATGCTACCAGAATTCATAAACAAGTTGAACTCGGGGAACTTGCTGCAGATAAATTGTTCGAAGTTGAACCACATAATTCTGGAAATTACGTGTTGCTTTCCAACATATATGCTTTGGCTGGTAGGTGGAAAGATGTTGACAAAGTTAGGGATAAAATGAGAAAACAGGGAGTGAAGAAAACAACAGCCTGGAGCTGGGTGGAGCATAGCTAG
- the LOC108337891 gene encoding probable O-methyltransferase 3 gives MESHDAKLLRAQTHVWNHIFSFIKSMSLKCVVELGIADIIHNHGQPISLSNLIASLPIHSSKTHFIPRLMRLMVHSGFFSQLNHTDNELEVKYALTDASFLLLKSHEMSMAPFLQATLDPVLTNPWTQFSSWFKNGITTPFEMTHGKSFWEYAGSDPRINILFNDAMASDAQLITSSVIEKCKGVFMGLESLVDVGGGTGTMGKAIAASFPQLECIVFDLPHVVSGLQESENLKYVGGDMFEAIPPTDAILLKWILHDWSDEECVSILKKSKEAISKKGKEGKVIIIDMVMDNDVKDKEYVETQLFCDMLMMVVVNGKERNEKEWVKLFFSAGFNNYVITPILGSRSLIQIHP, from the exons ATGGAATCCCATGACGCGAAACTACTGAGGGCTCAAACGCACGTATGGAATCATATTTTTAGCTTCATAAAGTCCATGTCCCTTAAGTGTGTTGTTGAGTTAGGCATAGCAGACATCATACACAACCATGGCCAACCCATCTCACTCTCTAACCTCATTGCTTCACTTCCAATTCACTCTTCCAAAACTCACTTCATCCCTCGCTTGATGCGACTCATGGTCCATTCCGGCTTCTTCTCTCAACTCAATCACACCGACAACGAGCTTGAAGTCAAGTATGCACTCACTGATGCCTCTTTCCTTTTGCTTAAGAGCCATGAAATGAGTATGGCACCTTTCCTGCAGGCCACGCTTGATCCAGTTTTAACAAATCCATGGACTCAGTTTTCTAGTTGGTTCAAAAATGGGATTACTACACCCTTTGAAATGACGCATGGGAAATCGTTTTGGGAGTATGCTGGCAGTGATCCCAGAATTAACATCTTATTCAATGATGCCATGGCAAGTGATGCTCAACTAATCACTAGTTCGGTGATTGAGAAATGCAAAGGGGTGTTCATGGGATTGGAGTCATTGGTTGATGTTGGGGGAGGTACAGGAACCATGGGAAAGGCCATTGCCGCATCCTTCCCTCAGTTGGAATGCATCGTATTTGATCTTCCACATGTTGTTTCTGGCTTGCAAGAAAGCGAAAACCTTAAATATGTTGGAGGGGACATGTTTGAGGCGATTCCTCCAACAGATGCCATTTTGTTGAAG TGGATATTACATGACTGGAGCGATGAGGAGTGTGTGAGCATATTGAAGAAATCCAAGGAAGCTATATCTAAGAAAGGGAAAGAAGGGAAGGTGATAATCATAGACATGGTGATGGATAATGATGTGAAAGATAAAGAATATGTTGAAACACAGCTCTTCTGTGATATGTTGATGATGGTGGTGGTCAACGGAAAAGAGAGAAACGAGAAGGAGTGGGTTAAGTTGTTTTTCTCAGCTGGTTTCAATAATTACGTCATAACTCCTATTTTGGGTTCAAGGTCTCTCATTCAGATCCATCCATAG
- the LOC108337787 gene encoding probable O-methyltransferase 3, with translation MESRDEDEAAKLLRAQTHIWNHIFNFINSMSLKCVVELGIADIIHNHGQPISLSNLIASLPIHSSKTHFIPRLMRILVHSGFFSQLNHTDNELEVKYALTDASLLLLKSHEMSVAPFLLAMLDPVLTNPWHHFSNWFKNGITTPFEMTHGKSFWEYAGSDPRFNILFNDAMASDAQLITSSVIEKCKGVFMGLESLVDVGGGTGTMGKAIAASFPQLECIVFDLPHVVSGLQESENLKYVGGDMFEAIPPTDAILLKWILHDWSDEECVSILKKCKEAISKKEKEGKVIIIDMVMDNDVKDEEYVETQLFFDMLMMVLVKGKERNEKEWVKLFSSAGFNNYDITPVLGSRSLIQIYP, from the exons ATGGAATCCCGTGATGAAGACGAGGCTGCGAAACTACTGAGGGCTCAAACACACATATGGAATCATATTTTTAACTTCATAAACTCCATGTCCCTTAAATGTGTTGTTGAGTTAGGGATAGCAGACATCATACACAACCATGGCCAACCCATCTCACTCTCTAACCTCATTGCTTCACTTCCAATTCACTCTTCCAAAACTCACTTCATCCCTCGCTTGATGCGAATCTTGGTCCATTCTGGCTTCTTCTCTCAACTCAATCACACCGACAACGAGCTTGAAGTCAAGTATGCACTCACTGATGCCTCTTTGCTTCTGCTTAAGAGCCATGAAATGAGTGTGGCACCTTTCCTGCTGGCCATGCTTGATCCAGTTTTAACAAACCCATGGCATCACTTTTCTAATTGGTTCAAAAATGGTATTACTACACCCTTTGAAATGACGCATGGGAAATCGTTTTGGGAGTATGCTGGCAGTGATCCCAGATTTAACATCTTATTCAATGATGCCATGGCAAGTGATGCTCAACTAATCACTAGTTCGGTGATTGAGAAATGCAAAGGGGTGTTCATGGGATTGGAGTCATTGGTTGATGTTGGGGGAGGTACAGGAACCATGGGAAAGGCCATTGCCGCATCCTTCCCTCAGTTGGAATGCATCGTATTTGATCTTCCACATGTTGTTTCTGGCTTGCAAGAAAGCGAAAACCTTAAATATGTTGGAGGGGACATGTTTGAGGCGATTCCTCCAACAGATGCCATTTTGTTGAAG TGGATATTACATGACTGGAGCGATGAGGAGTGTGTGAGCATATTGAAGAAATGCAAGGAAGCTATATctaagaaagagaaagaagggaaGGTGATAATCATAGACATGGTGATGGATAATGATGTGAAAGATGAAGAATATGTTGAAACACAACTCTTCTTTGATATGTTGATGATGGTGTTGGTAAAGGGAAAAGAGAGAAACGAGAAGGAGTGGGTTAAGTTGTTTTCCTCTGCTGGTTTCAATAACTACGACATAACTCCCGTTTTGGGCTCAAGGTCTCTCATTCAGATCTATCCATAG